From Drosophila suzukii chromosome 2R, CBGP_Dsuzu_IsoJpt1.0, whole genome shotgun sequence, a single genomic window includes:
- the LOC108008653 gene encoding RNA polymerase-associated protein CTR9 homolog isoform X1 — protein sequence MEDTLVLKDISPNLEGMQLHTCIQKALTWHTNSKRETIAKLLEEGITKCTTPYESYKEDLIRANILLAACFTNIAYKEQGKLRRALQAKLVNIFKALEDYNGSGDPNLRVIKGFALMLSPSTAPVADALFIDILRQKSNHIPALIGRGCLAFNRQDYIGSLGYFKSVLMTDPGGPTDVRVGIAHCFWKMGDLKSARLSFEIALEHNSTCQNALLGKAILNLNERDPKHYKEGINLLSVAFDINKRHPVALSILATYYYSIGDHEMALRLAGNAIGFTDIPHLKSHSFYQVARSQHAIGEYEYARMYYQNAVDSAPEGYVLPQLGLAQMYLREGESDKAKICLETFLKSLPNESTAMRLLAKIYIDERSPGQIEKAIEMLIKVVEKPSGRQDWDSWLSLALAYQQNGLWNSATNAYEKAIAIYMDQGLQIPVVWLSNQAVSQMSAKEPKKAFLTLNEAFTKMKSQGDNPHNSTIYLTMRYNYARVLEARRMYDLAQTLYENIIASYPNYHDCHLRLGLMAMQLGKLNKALEHFKEVLAIEHDNIGARTYLGDCYMMLSLSKQSIYNYGVILRSPGNTQDSYGLVALGNIYLKKCQNSVTKGDLSSAQRNQEIALNYYTRILQRCPRNVWAANGIGAALSTLNHLSEGEAVFKQILEAGNECPAALLNSAHVALELGQFKLASQTYKLCLKDHLPENCVEVMHYLARSLYGEGNTGEAKMWLLRARHLAPQDPLLMFNLGLTIKKETRDLVALPKPECDDLNRSELELKVASKYFSYIHQKQPSVPARSSAKASDDCQVLMGKLKDHLEHVRNMKLLDEQRIRLREQRIHEHQRNQEKQRLKWLEDDRVLRENRMARRREDLERTRKFVNAPLQPEVPKKDSSEGKGSGRKNPRDAGKDGDQEKSQQKSRAKKSIKRAANAELDKGVTKKPKSKEFISTDDDSDSEEGKKKS from the exons ATGGAAGATACTCTCGTGCTGAAGGACATTTCTCCCAATTTGGAGGGAATGCAACTGCACACTTGCATTCAAAAAGCG CTGACTTGGCACACCAATAGTAAAAGGGAGACCATTGCGAAGCTCCTGGAGGAAGGCATTACAAAATGTACAACTCCATACGAGTCCTATAAAGAGGATCTGATCAGGGCAAATATCCTGCTGGCGGCCTGTTTCACCAACATTGCCTACAAAGAGCAGGGCAAGCTGCGCAGGGCCCTACAGGCCAAGcttgtaaatattttcaagGCACTGGAGGACTACAACGGATCCGGGGATCCTAACCTTCGGGTAATCAAGGGATTCGCCCTGATGCTATCACCCAGCACAGCCCCAGTGGCAGATGCGCTGTTTATCGACATTCTCCGACAGAAGTCCAACCATATTCCGGCCCTGATTGGACGTGGGTGCTTGGCCTTCAATCGCCAGGACTACATAGGATCCCTGGGATACTTCAAGAGTGTCCTGATGACAGATCCTGGAGGACCAACGGATGTTCGCGTAGGGATTGCCCACTGTTTTTGGAAGATGGGTGATCTGAAAAGTGCCCGTCTTTCCTTCGAGATTGCTCTCGAGCACAACAGCACATGCCAAAATGCGTTACTTGGTAAGGCCATCTTAAATCTGAATGAGCGCGACCCAAAACATTATAAGGAGGGTATAAATCTCCTCAGCGTGGCCTTCGACATTAACAAGCGACACCCAGTAGCTCTAAGTATTTTGGCCACGTATTACTATTCCATCGGCGATCATGAAATGGCGCTGAGATTGGCTGGAAATGCCATTGGATTCACCGACATCCCGCACCTAAAATCGCACAGTTTCTACCAGGTGGCCAGGAGTCAACATGCCATTGGGGAATACGAGTATGCCAGGATGTACTACCAGAATGCCGTGGATTCCGCACCGGAAGGCTATGTGCTGCCCCAACTGGGACTCGCCCAAATGTATCTGAGGGAAGGTGAATCCGACAAGGCCAAGATCTGCCTGGAAACATTCCTCAAGTCTCTGCCAAACGAATCGACTGCAATGCGGCTATTGGCCAAAATTTATATAGATGAAAGGTCCCCAGGACAAATAGAAAAAGCTATTGAAATGTTGATTAAAGTGGTGGAGAAGCCATCGGGTCGCCAGGATTGGGATAGCTGGCTAAGTCTGGCCCTGGCCTATCAGCAGAATGGGCTCTGGAACTCGGCCACCAATGCATATGAAAAGGCTATTGCAATATACATGGATCAGGGACTCCAGATCCCTGTCGTGTGGCTAAGCAACCAGGCGGTCAGCCAGATGTCGGCCAAAGAGCCAAAAAAGGCCTTCCTGACCCTTAACGAGGCGTTTACCAAAATGAAAAGTCAAGGGGATAACCCTCACAATAGTACTATCTACCTCACAATGAGGTACAACTACGCTAGGGTTCTGGAGGCCCGTAGAATGTACGACTTGGCTCAGACGCTCTATGAGAATATCATCGCCAGCTATCCAAACTACCACGACTGTCACTTGAGACTGGGCCTGATGGCGATGCAGTTGGGTAAGCTGAACAAAGCCTTGGAGCACTTCAAGGAAGTCCTGGCAATAGAACACGACAATATTGGGGCCAG GACCTACCTGGGAGACTGCTATATGATGCTGAGTCTTAGCAAACAGTCCATATACAACTACGGTGTGATACTGCGTAGCCCTGGGAACACCCAAGACAGCTACGGCTTGGTGGCCCTGGGAAACATCTACCTGAAAAAATGTCAGAACAGCGTGACGAAGGGAGACTTATCGTCAGCCCAAAGAAATCAGGAAATTGCCTTAAACTACTACACGAGG ATTCTCCAACGCTGTCCCAGAAACGTTTGGGCAGCCAATGGAATAGGAGCTGCCTTAAGTACCTTAAACCATCTCTCCGAGGGTGAGGCCGTCTTTAAGCAGATTCTCGAGGCTGGGAACGAGTGCCCCGCTGCCCTCCTGAATTCGGCTCACGTAGCCCTGGAACTTGGCCAATTCAAGCTGGCCAGTCAGACCTACAAGCTGTGTCTGAAGGACCATTTACCGGAGAACTGTGTGGAGGTCATGCACTACCTAGCCAGATCTCTGTATGGGGAGGGAAACACCGGCGAAGCCAAGATGTGGCTGCTCAGGGCCCGCCACTTGGCCCCTCAGGATCCGCTTTTGATGTTCAATCTGGGTCTGACCATTAAGAAGGAAACCAGAGATCTCGTAGCCCTGCCAAAACCGGAGTGTGATGATCTCAACAGATCTGAACTGGAGCTGAAAGTGGCCTCTAA ATATTTTTCCTACATTCATCAAAAACAACCTAGCGTCCCGGCACGTTCTTCTGCCAAAGCATCTGACGATTGCCAGGTCTTGATGGGAAAATTAAAGGACCATCTCGAACACGTGCGTAATATGAAGCTATTGGATGAGCAGCGCATCCGCTTGCGGGAGCAACGGATCCACGAGCACCAGCGGAACCAGGAGAAGCAGCGTCTGAAGTGGCTGGAGGATGATCGAGTCCTCCGGGAGAACCGGATGGCAAGGCGGAGGGAGGACTTGGAACGCACCAGGAAATTTGTGAATGCCCCTCTGCAGCCTGAAGTCCCTAAAAAGGATTCCAGCGAGGGCAAGGGAAGCGGCAGGAAAAATCCGCGGGATGCAGGGAAAGACGGAGATCAGGAGAAGAGTCAACAAAAGTCAAGAGCCAAAAAATCTATCAAAAGGGCTGCAAATGCAGAATTGGACAAAGGTGTGACCAAGAAACCAAAGTCAAAAGAATTTATAAGTACTGATGATGACAGTGATTCGGAAGAAGGCAAAAAGAAATCATAA
- the LOC108008653 gene encoding RNA polymerase-associated protein CTR9 homolog isoform X2, whose amino-acid sequence MPKCVTCVAFDINKRHPVALSILATYYYSIGDHEMALRLAGNAIGFTDIPHLKSHSFYQVARSQHAIGEYEYARMYYQNAVDSAPEGYVLPQLGLAQMYLREGESDKAKICLETFLKSLPNESTAMRLLAKIYIDERSPGQIEKAIEMLIKVVEKPSGRQDWDSWLSLALAYQQNGLWNSATNAYEKAIAIYMDQGLQIPVVWLSNQAVSQMSAKEPKKAFLTLNEAFTKMKSQGDNPHNSTIYLTMRYNYARVLEARRMYDLAQTLYENIIASYPNYHDCHLRLGLMAMQLGKLNKALEHFKEVLAIEHDNIGARTYLGDCYMMLSLSKQSIYNYGVILRSPGNTQDSYGLVALGNIYLKKCQNSVTKGDLSSAQRNQEIALNYYTRILQRCPRNVWAANGIGAALSTLNHLSEGEAVFKQILEAGNECPAALLNSAHVALELGQFKLASQTYKLCLKDHLPENCVEVMHYLARSLYGEGNTGEAKMWLLRARHLAPQDPLLMFNLGLTIKKETRDLVALPKPECDDLNRSELELKVASKYFSYIHQKQPSVPARSSAKASDDCQVLMGKLKDHLEHVRNMKLLDEQRIRLREQRIHEHQRNQEKQRLKWLEDDRVLRENRMARRREDLERTRKFVNAPLQPEVPKKDSSEGKGSGRKNPRDAGKDGDQEKSQQKSRAKKSIKRAANAELDKGVTKKPKSKEFISTDDDSDSEEGKKKS is encoded by the exons ATGCCAAAATGCGTTACTTG CGTGGCCTTCGACATTAACAAGCGACACCCAGTAGCTCTAAGTATTTTGGCCACGTATTACTATTCCATCGGCGATCATGAAATGGCGCTGAGATTGGCTGGAAATGCCATTGGATTCACCGACATCCCGCACCTAAAATCGCACAGTTTCTACCAGGTGGCCAGGAGTCAACATGCCATTGGGGAATACGAGTATGCCAGGATGTACTACCAGAATGCCGTGGATTCCGCACCGGAAGGCTATGTGCTGCCCCAACTGGGACTCGCCCAAATGTATCTGAGGGAAGGTGAATCCGACAAGGCCAAGATCTGCCTGGAAACATTCCTCAAGTCTCTGCCAAACGAATCGACTGCAATGCGGCTATTGGCCAAAATTTATATAGATGAAAGGTCCCCAGGACAAATAGAAAAAGCTATTGAAATGTTGATTAAAGTGGTGGAGAAGCCATCGGGTCGCCAGGATTGGGATAGCTGGCTAAGTCTGGCCCTGGCCTATCAGCAGAATGGGCTCTGGAACTCGGCCACCAATGCATATGAAAAGGCTATTGCAATATACATGGATCAGGGACTCCAGATCCCTGTCGTGTGGCTAAGCAACCAGGCGGTCAGCCAGATGTCGGCCAAAGAGCCAAAAAAGGCCTTCCTGACCCTTAACGAGGCGTTTACCAAAATGAAAAGTCAAGGGGATAACCCTCACAATAGTACTATCTACCTCACAATGAGGTACAACTACGCTAGGGTTCTGGAGGCCCGTAGAATGTACGACTTGGCTCAGACGCTCTATGAGAATATCATCGCCAGCTATCCAAACTACCACGACTGTCACTTGAGACTGGGCCTGATGGCGATGCAGTTGGGTAAGCTGAACAAAGCCTTGGAGCACTTCAAGGAAGTCCTGGCAATAGAACACGACAATATTGGGGCCAG GACCTACCTGGGAGACTGCTATATGATGCTGAGTCTTAGCAAACAGTCCATATACAACTACGGTGTGATACTGCGTAGCCCTGGGAACACCCAAGACAGCTACGGCTTGGTGGCCCTGGGAAACATCTACCTGAAAAAATGTCAGAACAGCGTGACGAAGGGAGACTTATCGTCAGCCCAAAGAAATCAGGAAATTGCCTTAAACTACTACACGAGG ATTCTCCAACGCTGTCCCAGAAACGTTTGGGCAGCCAATGGAATAGGAGCTGCCTTAAGTACCTTAAACCATCTCTCCGAGGGTGAGGCCGTCTTTAAGCAGATTCTCGAGGCTGGGAACGAGTGCCCCGCTGCCCTCCTGAATTCGGCTCACGTAGCCCTGGAACTTGGCCAATTCAAGCTGGCCAGTCAGACCTACAAGCTGTGTCTGAAGGACCATTTACCGGAGAACTGTGTGGAGGTCATGCACTACCTAGCCAGATCTCTGTATGGGGAGGGAAACACCGGCGAAGCCAAGATGTGGCTGCTCAGGGCCCGCCACTTGGCCCCTCAGGATCCGCTTTTGATGTTCAATCTGGGTCTGACCATTAAGAAGGAAACCAGAGATCTCGTAGCCCTGCCAAAACCGGAGTGTGATGATCTCAACAGATCTGAACTGGAGCTGAAAGTGGCCTCTAA ATATTTTTCCTACATTCATCAAAAACAACCTAGCGTCCCGGCACGTTCTTCTGCCAAAGCATCTGACGATTGCCAGGTCTTGATGGGAAAATTAAAGGACCATCTCGAACACGTGCGTAATATGAAGCTATTGGATGAGCAGCGCATCCGCTTGCGGGAGCAACGGATCCACGAGCACCAGCGGAACCAGGAGAAGCAGCGTCTGAAGTGGCTGGAGGATGATCGAGTCCTCCGGGAGAACCGGATGGCAAGGCGGAGGGAGGACTTGGAACGCACCAGGAAATTTGTGAATGCCCCTCTGCAGCCTGAAGTCCCTAAAAAGGATTCCAGCGAGGGCAAGGGAAGCGGCAGGAAAAATCCGCGGGATGCAGGGAAAGACGGAGATCAGGAGAAGAGTCAACAAAAGTCAAGAGCCAAAAAATCTATCAAAAGGGCTGCAAATGCAGAATTGGACAAAGGTGTGACCAAGAAACCAAAGTCAAAAGAATTTATAAGTACTGATGATGACAGTGATTCGGAAGAAGGCAAAAAGAAATCATAA
- the LOC108008715 gene encoding uncharacterized protein — translation MADPDISEIDQSVAPPIGGDINFNLNNERLDCEHLDHMTDSWTDTQRPSFVTALLRFFGNVFVDIFNAIFS, via the exons ATGGCGGATCCAGACATTTCGGAGATCGATCAGTCTGTGGCCCCGCCCATAGGAGGCGATATAAACTTTAACTTGAACAACGAGCGGTTAGATTGCGAGCATTTGG ATCACATGACCGACAGTTGGACCGACACGCAAAGACCCTCATTCGTAACCGCGCTGCTCAGATTTTTCGGAAATGTTTTTG tcGATATATTCAACGCAATTTTCAGCTAA
- the LOC108008714 gene encoding uncharacterized protein yields the protein MFSGRVPMMQHTRRGTVPMTEEQRSMKSESQNDSIKSSECRMRLISRTWMLLLDYKQYKAARTIQSTWRRYFYRKMFEDRRKAAITIQRWWRGFSVRNNHYSFVENMLQKRLVDHYHRSATKIQALFRGWWSRHTIHDNSRLLRLQVCAAEDLLNCVAFKLHHLLRTYAIPGVYSLKNSNCLSRVEKLLASLHFRFHNGKEKLKIAKNQADRKKDQQTYRKSERLSDVPFRGARYWSQCRPKCEAALKLSKDIDKRMFRIIEMYDASQRDAQAVLAQKNLAYKKQKKLINNIKKSAERNKRDFCGDVIASMRRWKILVDNNLNVDKNIFKKPENLEKFLAEISPFGKEFENCTCYCRIPVLTEIYCG from the exons ATGTTCTCAGGACGAGTCCCCATGATGCAGCACACTCGCAGGGGCACAGTGCCCATGACTGAGGAGCAGCG CAGTATGAAGTCCGAGTCCCAAAACGACTCAATCAAGTCGTCTGAGTGCAGGATGCGATTGATTTCCCG CACCTGGATGCTCCTGCTGGACTACAAGCAGTATAAGGCAGCTCGAACCATCCAATCAACCTGGCGACGATACTTCTACCGGAAGATGTTCGAGGACAGAAGAAAGGCGGCCATTACAATCCAGCGGTGGTGGCGTGGGTTCTCGGTCAGAAACAATCACTACAGCTTTGTGGAGAATATGCTGCAGAAACGCCTGGTGGACCACTACCACAGATCGGCCACCAAGATCCAGGCTCTGTTCCGCGGCTGGTGGAGTCGCCACACGATCCACGACAACAGCAGGTTGCTCAGGTTGCAGGTCTGCGCCGCCGAGGATCTCCTGAATTGCGTGGCCTTCAAGTTGCACCACCTGCTTCGCACCTACGCCATTCCCGGGGTCTATTCGCTGAAGAACTCCAA CTGCTTGTCGCGAGTAGAGAAACTGCTGGCGAGCCTGCATTTTCGGTTTCACAATGGCAAGGAGAAGTTGAAAATTGCCAAAAATCAGGCCGATAGAAAGAAGGATCAACAAACATATAGGAAAAGTGAAAGGCTCAGTGATGTTCCGTTCAGAGGAGCACGATACTGGAGCCAATGCAGGCCAAAGTGCGAGGCAGCCCTCAAATTGTCCAAGGATATTGACAAGCGCATGTTCAGGATCATTGAAATGTACGATGCTTCGCAAAGGGATGCGCAAGCGGTGTTGGCCCAAAAGAATTTGGCATACA AAAAGCAGAAAAAGCTAATCAACAATATAAAGAAGTCGGCTGAGAGAAACAAACGCGACTTTTGCGGCGATGTGATTGCCAGCATGCGCCGCTGGAAAATCCTGGTGGACAACAACCTGAATGTGgacaaaaacatttttaagaaacCGGAAAATCTAGAGAAGTTCCTCGCCGAAATATCACCTTTCGGGAAAGAGTTTGAGAACTGCACCTGCTATTGCCGTATTCCCGTACTAACAGAAATCTATTGCGGCTAA
- the Klp59D gene encoding kinesin-like protein Klp59C, with product MDRIQIGEQLFFQRSDGRVHPVVCTGKNPELDSVTGEWTEGAVVKGKEVPISMLIGINRHIFAENQPPTGSLIPKPRDVSPSGGRQDSQRKPSGGTGTANPYAERMRAMDFRSKLPTTKTENNPPGPIVNRDQGGPYTSRLVPCKPRSTSPIQNRRSQGSNNNNQRCSSVVREVNRMKDEREKRRARQVEQLQEKDALRRKDPGNPNWEVALMLRQYHGTLNFTPLRSLNPRGAAAQQITVCVRKRPMSRKEENSKNMDIITIPTSDSLIVHELRLKVDLTKFLEHHKFRFDFTFDEECSNALVYDHTARPLIRTMFEGGNATCFAYGQTGSGKTHTMGGEFFGKIQDCGTGIYAMAARDVFEEISRPEYREIGAKITCSFFEIYGSKVFDLLLPNKPMLRVLEDGRQQVVVVGLTEITVTKVEDVLRLIEHGSKERTSGQTSANAKSSRSHAVFQIALHMPNSWGPYGKCSFVDLAGNERGADTQSADRQTRIEGAEINKSLLALKECIRALSRQSSHLPFRGSKLTQVLRDSFVGGKKNKTCMIAMISPSMSCVEHTLNTLRYADRVKELIAKEDDALQNPGGTEEKSPDLNDESEPEMFAEEEEEQFDYEDNQHITISSEETSSYIQHNTSSDTNFNHTINMPQQPLELREVAEQHVVLMDYMDNLVRDFRDLRTEEEFGSYLANSDNAFEDLLTMVNQTRDQVFKFKTQQLIKDMIQKNGQLEGSKEENKEED from the coding sequence ATGGATCGCATTCAGATTGGCGAGCAGTTGTTTTTCCAGCGGAGTGACGGACGTGTCCATCCGGTGGTTTGCACGGGCAAGAATCCGGAACTCGACTCGGTGACCGGGGAATGGACCGAGGGAGCGGTGGTGAAGGGCAAGGAAGTGCCCATCAGTATGCTGATTGGGATTAATCGTCATATTTTCGCGGAGAACCAACCTCCAACAGGCTCTTTGATTCCCAAGCCCAGGGATGTGAGTCCCTCTGGAGGGCGTCAGGACTCGCAAAGGAAGCCGTCGGGCGGAACCGGAACAGCAAATCCCTATGCAGAGCGCATGAGAGCTATGGATTTTCGCAGTAAGCTCCCTACCACAAAAACGGAGAATAATCCTCCAGGTCCAATAGTAAATCGTGATCAGGGTGGACCTTATACCTCTCGACTGGTCCCCTGTAAGCCGCGTAGCACCAGTCCCATCCAGAATCGCAGATCTCAGGGCTCCAATAACAACAATCAGAGATGTTCAAGTGTCGTTAGGGAGGTGAATCGCATGAAGGACGAGCGGGAGAAGCGCAGGGCTCGCCAGGTGGAGCAGCTGCAGGAGAAGGATGCACTGCGTCGCAAGGACCCGGGGAATCCCAACTGGGAGGTGGCCCTAATGCTGCGTCAGTACCATGGAACCTTGAACTTCACCCCACTCCGCAGTCTGAATCCCCGTGGAGCTGCGGCCCAGCAAATCACAGTTTGTGTGCGTAAGAGACCCATGAGTCGCAAGGAGGAGAACTCTAAGAACATGGATATCATCACAATTCCCACTTCCGATTCCCTGATTGTCCACGAACTGCGCCTCAAGGTGGACCTGACCAAGTTCCTGGAGCACCACAAGTTCCGTTTCGATTTCACCTTCGACGAAGAGTGCTCCAATGCACTGGTATACGATCACACAGCTCGTCCTCTGATCAGAACCATGTTCGAAGGTGGCAATGCCACCTGCTTTGCCTATGGACAAACTGGCAGTGGCAAGACGCACACCATGGGCGGGGAGTTCTTCGGAAAGATTCAGGATTGCGGAACTGGCATCTACGCCATGGCAGCTCGCGATGTCTTCGAGGAGATTTCCCGTCCTGAGTACCGGGAAATTGGAGCCAAGATCACTTGCAGCTTCTTTGAGATCTATGGCAGCAAGGTTTTTGATCTTCTGCTGCCAAATAAGCCCATGCTACGGGTTCTGGAGGATGGCAGACAgcaggtggtggtggtgggtcTTACAGAGATCacagtgaccaaggtggagGATGTCCTCCGTCTGATTGAACATGGTAGCAAGGAGCGCACTTCGGGACAGACTTCAGCGAATGCCAAGTCTTCGCGTTCACATGCCGTCTTCCAGATTGCCCTACACATGCCCAACTCCTGGGGACCCTACGGAAAGTGCTCCTTTGTGGACCTGGCTGGCAATGAACGCGGGGCGGATACGCAATCTGCGGACCGCCAAACCCGCATCGAGGGAGCCGAGATCAACAAATCCCTGCTGGCCCTCAAAGAGTGCATTCGGGCCTTGAGTCGCCAGTCGAGCCACCTTCCTTTCCGTGGATCCAAATTGACCCAAGTCCTCCGCGACTCTTTTGTGGGAGGAAAGAAGAACAAGACCTGTATGATTGCCATGATATCACCATCCATGAGTTGTGTGGAGCACACCCTGAATACCCTACGTTATGCGGATAGGGTCAAGGAGCTAATAGCCAAGGAAGATGATGCCTTGCAGAATCCAGGTGGGACTGAAGAGAAGTCCCCCGATCTCAACGACGAATCCGAGCCAGAAATGTttgccgaggaggaggaggagcagttCGACTACGAAGACAACCAGCATATCACCATATCTTCCGAGGAAACCAGTTCATATATTCAGCACAATACCAGTTCCGATACAAACTTTAACCACACCATTAATATGCCACAGCAGCCCTTGGAACTGAGAGAGGTGGCCGAACAACACGTAGTTTTGATGGATTACATGGATAACCTAGTGCGCGATTTCCGTGATCTTCGAACGGAGGAAGAATTCGGCAGTTATCTGGCTAACTCAGATAATGCGTTTGAAGATTTGCTCACAATGGTCAACCAAACCCGAGATCAAGTGTTCAAGTTCAAGACCCAACAGTTAATCAAGGATATGATACAGAAGAACGGGCAGCTGGAAGGGAGTAAGGAGGAAAATAAGGAGGAGGACTAG